The genomic segment ATTGCATCTAAAATGAGGCCTAAAAATGTTTTTAAAATATCGTCAATATTTCAAATATTCACATCGTCAGCTATGTCTCTTATGCACGGCCAAAATGATGCCCAGAAAGTTATGGGAGTAATAACCCTTTTGCTTTTTATCGGGGGATATTTTGGACAAATAAATTTTAAAAGCGCCCACGTTCCAATCTGGGTTATGATTATTTGCGCTTTGTCCATGGCAACAGGGACTGCGATTGGCGGAAGAGCTGTAATAAAAACTTTAGGCAAACGTTTGTCCCATCTTAAACCTATAGATGGAGCTTCGGCAGAATTTTCTGCTTCTATTGTTCTTGAAGCGGCTGCAGCTCTTGGAGTTCCAGTAAGCACAACTCATACAATAACTGGCAGCATAGTTGGGGTTGGAACGGCAAAGCGTTTTAAAGCGGTTAAATGGGCCGTAGGACTTAAGATATTATATGCTTGGATTTTGACTCTGCCTATTACGGCATTAATCAGCGCTGTTCTTGCCAGGGGGATAATGTTTTTTGTAAAAGTTCATTAATTTGGAGATCTTTATGAATAATGGCTTAGAAAAGGAAAAAATTGATCTGACTCTTTACCACAAGGGAAAGGTAAGAGATGTCTATAATTTAGAAGACAATCTTTTGCTAGTCGCGTCCGACAGGATTTCCGCGTTTGATTATGTTTTGCCTTCAATAATTCCCGATAAGGGGAAAATATTGAGCAAACTTTCCCTGTTTTGGTTTAATCTTGTTGAAGATATCGTGCCCAACCATTTAATAACCGGAAACTTTAATGCGTTTCCCAAAAATCTGAAAAAATACCCTTATCTAAAAGACCGTTCAATGATAGTAAAAAAGGCAAACCGCATAAATATAGAATGCATTGTTAGGGGATACCTTGCCGGTTCGGGCTGGAAAGAATATAGCAAAACGCAGTCTATATGCGGAATAATGCTGCTTGGCGGGCTTCAGGAATCAGCAAAGCTTCCCGAGCCGATTTTTACTCCTTCAACCAAAGAAGAAGGCGGAAATCACGATCAGAATATTTCATTTGAAAAAATGGTTGAAATAGTCGGCAGCGATACAGCTATTAAAATTCGCGATTTTAGTTTAGCGCTTTATAATAAAGTTAGCGACTATGCCGAAGAAAGAGGAATAATTTTGGCAGA from the Elusimicrobiota bacterium genome contains:
- a CDS encoding phosphoribosylaminoimidazolesuccinocarboxamide synthase encodes the protein MNNGLEKEKIDLTLYHKGKVRDVYNLEDNLLLVASDRISAFDYVLPSIIPDKGKILSKLSLFWFNLVEDIVPNHLITGNFNAFPKNLKKYPYLKDRSMIVKKANRINIECIVRGYLAGSGWKEYSKTQSICGIMLLGGLQESAKLPEPIFTPSTKEEGGNHDQNISFEKMVEIVGSDTAIKIRDFSLALYNKVSDYAEERGIILADTKLEFGLLNGQIILIDEIFTPDSSRFWEKSKYQPGKSQDSLDKQYVRDYLESIKWNKQPPVPSLPNEVIEKTRAKYIEAYEKLTGKKF
- a CDS encoding inorganic phosphate transporter codes for the protein MEFPQLPLFFWIVIVTALAFDFANGWHDTANAVATAISTRVLKPSQAIVLSAVLNFLGALLSTKVAKTIGGGIVNSSIINSETGSYVIFAAMLGAIIWEIYTVLKGLPVSGSHALIGGLIGAAISIYGLKAILFSGVLIIFSAMLISPILGFMIGLIVLKINYFIASKMRPKNVFKISSIFQIFTSSAMSLMHGQNDAQKVMGVITLLLFIGGYFGQINFKSAHVPIWVMIICALSMATGTAIGGRAVIKTLGKRLSHLKPIDGASAEFSASIVLEAAAALGVPVSTTHTITGSIVGVGTAKRFKAVKWAVGLKILYAWILTLPITALISAVLARGIMFFVKVH